CTCGGGGCCGTGGTCTACGGCCGGCGGTGTGCGGTGTTGATGCATGGCCTACGGCCTACGGATTCGCGGTCTGCGGGCCGCCGGCTGCGGGTCCGCGGGCTGCGGTCCGCGGGCTGCTGTCCGCGGTGCGGTCCGTCGGGCTGCTGTCTGCGGTGCGGTCCGTCGGGCTGCTGTCTGCGGTCTGCGGTTCACGGCCTTCGTCTCACCCGCCTGCGGTTCACGGCCGCAGCAGCACCTTGCCGACCTTCGGGTCGCCGGCCCCCACGAGCGCCATGGCCTGCCCGAACTCGGACAGCGGCAGCTCGTGCGTGACCAGCGGCAGCGGGTCGAGCAGCCCGGCCGCGAACAGGCGCGTGGCGTGCGCCCAGGCGGCCGGCGGGGCGCCGAACACGGTGTGCACGGTCAGCTGCCGGACGACCAGGCCCGTGGGGTCGAGCCCCTCGGCGCCGGGCGCCGGGATACCGGTCAGGACCAGGCGCCCGCCGCGCCGCAGCAGACCGGCGGCGGTGCGGGCGGCGTCGGCGGAGCCGGCGGCCTCGATCACCACGTCGAGGTCGTCCGGGAGCTCCTGGTCACGGGTGCGGAACTCGGTGGCGCCGAGCCTCCGGGCGAGCTGCTCCCGCTCGGCCCCCACGCCGACGACGAGCAGCCGTGCGGGGGAGGCCGCCGCGAGGAACCGCACCGCGAGCAGGCCGAGGGTGCCGGTACCGACCACCGCGACCCGCTCACCGGGCCGGGCGCCCGCCCCGAGCACCGCCGCCGCCACGCAGGCCGCCGGCTCCAGGAGGGCGGCCGCGGTCAGGTCGGCGTCGTCCGGCAGGACGTGCAGCAGCCGGGCCGGGAGGGTGAGGGTGGGGGCCATGGCGCCGGGCAGGGTGAAGCCGGTCTCCTCGTACCCGGCGGTGCACAGGGTCGTCTCGCCCGCGTGGCAGCGGTCGCAGACCTGACAGTTCCGGAAGCCCTCCCCCACCACCTTGCGTCCGGCCAGTGTCCCGGGCACGCCCGCGCCGACCCGCTCGACGGTCCCGGACCATTCGTGGCCGGGGACCAGCGGGTAGCGGACGTAGCCCTCCGGTCGGCTGCCCTGGTAGACCTCGCGGTCGCTTCCGCACACGCCGACCGCGTGCACGGCCACGAGCGCCTCGCCGGGGCCGGGCTCGCGCGGTACGTGCGGGACGAGCCGGTACGCGCCCGGCGCGTCGACGACGAGGGCCTCGCCGCTCACCGGGTCTCCCGGGGCCGGCGCTGCTCCCAGCCCTCGGACCAGAGATCGAACCGGGCCTGCTGCTGCGGGAACTCGGCGACCGCGTCGACGTCGAGCTCGACGCCCAGGCCGGGCGCCTCGGAGAGGTGGAAGCAG
This is a stretch of genomic DNA from Streptomyces sp. R44. It encodes these proteins:
- a CDS encoding zinc-binding dehydrogenase translates to MSGEALVVDAPGAYRLVPHVPREPGPGEALVAVHAVGVCGSDREVYQGSRPEGYVRYPLVPGHEWSGTVERVGAGVPGTLAGRKVVGEGFRNCQVCDRCHAGETTLCTAGYEETGFTLPGAMAPTLTLPARLLHVLPDDADLTAAALLEPAACVAAAVLGAGARPGERVAVVGTGTLGLLAVRFLAAASPARLLVVGVGAEREQLARRLGATEFRTRDQELPDDLDVVIEAAGSADAARTAAGLLRRGGRLVLTGIPAPGAEGLDPTGLVVRQLTVHTVFGAPPAAWAHATRLFAAGLLDPLPLVTHELPLSEFGQAMALVGAGDPKVGKVLLRP